In Methanofastidiosum sp., the DNA window AGCTCATCTACTCTGTTATTATACTCCTCTTTAGATTTAGGATCAGAACATGGCGCTGTACATCTTTCTATATAAAAATTAAGGCACGGTTTTTTACCCATTTTTTTACAGCTTCTTATCTTGAATATGTTCCTTGCAAGCGCAAGCATTTTTCTAGCTGAACCCACGTCAGAATATGGGCCAAAATAATATGCGCCGTCTTCTTCAATCTTTCTTGAAACTATGATCTTTGGGAATTTTTCATTTGTTATTTTGATATAAGGATACTTCTTATCGTCTCTAAAATGAATGTTATACCTGGGCTTGTATTTTTTTATGAAATTATACTCAAGTAAAAGTGCCTCTGTTTCATTATCTGTAGCAACATACTCTATATCATCTACCCTGCTCATGAGAAAAGATACTCTATCTGGAATATTTTTCTGGAAATATGAAGCAAGTCTCTTCTTTAGGGATTTTGCCTTTCCCACGTAAAGAACATTCCCTTTGGAGTCCTTCATAATGTAGACGCCGGGCTCTTCTGGAAAATTTTTTGTTATATACATATCATTGCTCATGACAATATTGGATTTATATTCTTGAATTTAAACGTTTTTAAAATAAAATACAAAAGATTTTAAATCATGACTAATAACTAAAAGCCAAGAGGAATTACTTGAGCGTTATACTTAGAACTTCAGTTCCAATATTGCTTCTAATTGCTCTTGGATATCTATCAAGAAAGTATGGCATTCTTAAACACGGGGACGAAAGGGTCTTAAGTTCTTACATATATTACTTTGCACTTCCCTCGCTCTTTTTCATTAATATATACGAAGTTGAGTTTTCAAGAGAGATTATAAAATATGTTGTTGCAGGAATAACTCCAACTTTTGTTGCCCTAGCCATTTTCATTGCTATTTTCATATTAGGGATTGTTAAAGATAAAAAAACACTTTATCTATTAATTGTTACAACTGTTTTTGGGAGTCTCGCCTTTTTCGGTATACCCTTCATTGTATTTGCTTTTGGTACAGGGGAGCCTGAAAGATTAGCAGCACTATTTGCATCTACAATTAGTTTTGTAAGTGTTATTACTGCAACTTCAGTATTAGAACTATACAAACTCCACGGTGAAAAAAACTCTAGAGTAAAAACGCTTGTAAAGAGATTCTCAAAAAATCCTTTGATTATTTCAACTTTACTTGGTGTATCCATTAACCTAATAGGGTTTGAAGTTCCAATTTTTCTTTCTACTACCTTGCATAGTTTGGGGAGTACTACTTCGACTGTAGCTATTTTTATGCTTGGATTATTCTTTTTTGGAAGAAGTTATGGAAATTTAAAGGCCGCATTTGGATTAAGTCTTTTGAGAATAGTATTCTTGCCTTTAATTGCAATTATATTCTTGAAATTCGTATTTGTAGTCCCTTCATTTGAGAGCACTATTATAGTTCTTATGCATGGTATGCCTATCGCCGTTTCATCTATAGTGCTAAGTGAAAGGTACGACTTCTTCAAAGAAACAAT includes these proteins:
- a CDS encoding AEC family transporter, producing MSVILRTSVPILLLIALGYLSRKYGILKHGDERVLSSYIYYFALPSLFFINIYEVEFSREIIKYVVAGITPTFVALAIFIAIFILGIVKDKKTLYLLIVTTVFGSLAFFGIPFIVFAFGTGEPERLAALFASTISFVSVITATSVLELYKLHGEKNSRVKTLVKRFSKNPLIISTLLGVSINLIGFEVPIFLSTTLHSLGSTTSTVAIFMLGLFFFGRSYGNLKAAFGLSLLRIVFLPLIAIIFLKFVFVVPSFESTIIVLMHGMPIAVSSIVLSERYDFFKETIASLNLISALLSVFYLNIWLIILKTIF